CGCCACTCATTGCACCAGTCATTGCGTCAGCCCTACTTACAGTTCTTTGCCCACAACCGAGGACCTTAATCTATTCAGCGCTGTGATTACGTCCTCGTGATGCGGATGTATAGCCTGCGCACGCAGGTAGGCCTGATACGCGGCCTCTGGGTCACGGAAATGTTCGAACACATTGCCCAGCGCAAAGATCGCGTTGTAATCATTTGGGTTCAAATACAGCGCGCGTTCCAGATCTGCGACCGCTGGGCCGTAGCGTCCGATCAGAAAATATGCCCGGGCCCGCTGATACCAGCCATGGGCGAAATCCGGCGCATGATCTGTCAGGGCAGTCAAATGTTCGATGGCCTCGGTCAAATCGCCGCGTTCAATGCCATCAACACCGCGTTTCAGCAGGACATCCATCGCCGCCGAGCCGCTTTTGCTCCACAGCGCCTGCAACTGGCGATCCAGGCCCAGCGCTTGGCCTGATTCTGCCCCGGACAGGGCTGACAAAAGCGCCGGCTCGTCGATAGAATCCTGTGCATTCGCAGGAAATGGCATGTAAAATGGGGCTGACATCAGGGTTGCCGCCACGATAGCTTTGAGGTTCAGAGAGTTTGTGATCATGATGCTGGTCAGTGTAACGACGCAGGCCACAATTTCCAGTGCTGACGGATGGTCCGTCACACAGACGTGTTGGCTAAAGTAACAAAGTTAAGGACAAAAAATGAGCGACATTCTTTCCCAGGCCGCAGACGCGCTGAACGAGAAACTGACCAGCGGCGATTTTGATGCCTCGGCAAAATTTGAGATCTCCGGGCTGGGTGCAGTTGTGATTGATGCCGATGGCGCCCGGGTCAGCGATGACGAGGCCGATGTAACCCTGTCCGCCGACACCGAAACATTTCAGGATATCCTGAGCGGCGAGCTGAACCCAACCAGTGCCTTTATGTCGGGCAAACTGACCATTGACGGCGACATGGGCACAGCAATGAAGCTCGCGGCGGTTCTGGCCTAATGGACGCGCGCCCAAATGACCTGCAGGCTGCTCCGTTTTTTGCCGAGATCGCCAAAGGACCGGAGGGCGCTCAGGCCCATTGGGTGAAAACAAACGATGGCCTGCGCATCCGCGTAGGCCATTGGCAGTCCGAGGCAACGACCAAGGGCACAGTTCTGCTGTTCCCCGGACGCACTGAATATATCGAAAAATATGGACCCGCGGCCGGTGAACTGGCCAATCGTGGTTATGCCACGGTCACCATAGACTGGCGCGGACAGGGTCTGGCAGACCGAATGCTGGCAGACAGGCGGTTGGGGCATGTTGTTGATTTTCAGGATTTTCAAAAGGATGTCGCGGCGGCTCTGGATCTGGCTGATCGGCTTGCCCTGCCTAAACCCTACTTCCTGATCGGCCATTCAATGGGCGGTGCAATTGGTTTACGCGCCGCCATGGAAGGGCTGCCGGTCAAGGCCTGTGTATTCACCGGGCCAATGTGGGATATTCACATCGCCCCAATGATGCGTCCATTTGGCAAACTGATGGGCAAGATTGGCCCCGTTATTGGCCTCGGCGGCAAACTGGTTCCTACCACGGACCTGCAAACCTATGTTCTGGCCAACCCATTTGAAGGCAACACGCTGACCAATGATCGCGCATGCTATCAATTCATGCGCGACCAATTGACGGCGCATCCCGATCTGGCGCTTGGTGGTCCCACCATCAACTGGCTGGGCCAGGGGCTAAAGGACTGCGCGGTGCTGGCTGCAATGGCCTCGCCCGCGCTGCCCTGCATCACCTTCTTGGGCAAACAGGAACAGATTGTCGATTGCCCGGCCATTCACGACCGCATGGCACGTTGGCCCGGTGGCGAGCTGGAATTACTCGATGATGTTCAGCACGAGGTCATGATGGAGGCTCCAGCCGTGCGCACCCAAGTGTTTGATCGCATGTGCAGCCTGTTTGACCAGCATAGGTAACCCCGGCGTAGACCCTCATCCCAAGATCCAGACAAAGTACCACTTTCAAGCGCGCCCTACCGCTTGTGATCCGCCTTCGCGCCGCTTAGATGTTTTGCAAATGCTAGACACAGAGGTGCACCATGTTCCAACTCCCCTTTCCCGTTCGCGACGCCAATGCCGCCTCTGGTTCCGACCCATTCGGCGATCTGCCGGAATGGGATCTCAGCGATCTCTACACCAGCCAAGACTCGCCTGAACTGAAACGCGATCTGGAATGGCTTGAGACCGAATGCGGCAGTTTTGCCAGCGACTATGAGGGCAAACTGGCCGAGCTTAGTGCAGCTGACATGCTGAACTGCGTGCTGCGCAACGAAAAGATCAACGGTATCGCTGGGCGCATCATGTCCTATGCCGGTCTGCGCTATTACCAGCTGACCACTGATGCCGACCGCGCCAAGTTCATGTCTGACATGCAAGAGGCGATCACCGTCTTCACCACCCCCTTGGTGTTCTTCACGCTGGAACTGAACCGCATTGACGACAGTGTTCTGAGCGCGCATTTCAAGGCCAACACCGATTTGGCCCGCTACAAGCCAGTGTTTGACCGCATCCGCGCAATGAAGCCTTATCAGCTGTCCGACGAGATTGAGAAGTTCCTGCACGATCTGGGCGTGGTGGGCGATGCCTGGGAACGTCTGTTTGATGAAACCATCGCAGGCCTCACCTTTACCGTTGATGGTGAAGAGCTGAACATCGAGGGCACGCTGAACTTCCTGACCGAGCAGGACCGCTCTAAGCGCGAGGCCGCCTCACGCGAATTGGCGGCGGTGTTTCAGGACAACATCAAGACCTTTGCCCGTGTGCACAACACCCAGGCTAAAGAAAAGGAAATCATCGATCGCTGGCGTGGCATGCCAAGTGCACAGACCGGTCGTCACCTGTCCAACGATGTTGAACCCGAAGTGGTCGAGGCCCTGCGCAGCGCGGTTGTCGCCGCCTACCCCAAACTAAGCCACCGCTATTACGATCTGAAACGCAAATGGCTGGGGTTGGACCGAATGCAGGTCTGGGATCGCAACGCACCATTGCCGATGGAAGACACTCGCACCGTTAGCTGGGAAGACGCCGAGAAGACCGTGATGGAGGCCTACAGCGCCTTTGACCCGCGTATGGGCGAGTTGGCTGCACCGTTCTTTTCCAAGGGCTGGATTGACGCAGGCGTGAAACCCGGCAAGGCCCCCGGCGCCTTTGCCCACCCCACCGTCACCGATGTGCACCCCTATGTGATGCTGAACTATCTAGGCAAACCGCGCGATGTGATGACACTGGCGCATGAACTGGGTCACGGGGTGCATCAGGTACTGGCCGCGGATCAGGGCGAGATGCTGTCGTCCACCCCACTGACCCTGGCTGAAACCGCATCCGTGTTTGGTGAAATGCTCACCTTCCGCAAGATGCTGGATAAGGCCGAGACCCAGGAACAGCGCAAAGTGCTGCTGGCGGGTAAGGTCGAGGACATGATCAACACTGTGGTGCGCCAGATCGCGTTCTACGATTTTGAATGCAAACTGCACGCCGCCCGCGCCGACGGCGAGTTGACCCCAGATGACATCAACGCCCTGTGGATGTCGGTACAGGCTGAATCCTTAGGCGAGTGCTTTGACTTTATGGACGGATACGAGACCTTCTGGGCCTATATCCCCCACTTCGTCCACTCCCCCTTCTACGTCTACGCCTATGCCTTTGGCGACGGCTTGGTCAACGCGCTCTATTCGGTCTACGCCGAGGGTGACGAAGGCTTCGAGGACAAGTACTTCGAAATGCTGAAAGCCGGTGGATCCAAACACCACAAGGAACTGCTGGCGCCGTTTGGACTGGATGCCTCCGATCCGAAATTCTGGGACAAGGGCCTGTCGATGATTTCGGGATTCATTGATGAGCTGGAAGCGATGGAAGAATGAGGATTGCAGCCCTCTTGTTTGGACTACTGGTCAGCGTTCCCGCCTATGGTGACACGCTGATCGGCAATTGGACTTGCACCGATGAGAATTCAGAAGGTCACATGATCTCTGATGTTAGCTTTTCAAGATCCGGACGTTTCAAAGGGGACATGCAAATATTCTTCACGGAAAACGGAGTTGTTTTTGCCAAGGCGCGCGCAAAATACCGCGCGAATTACAAAATTTCTGATGGCTACCTGGAAGAAAGCCCAACCTCTGTTAGAATCCGTTCGTTTATTGCAGACGGCGTAGATATTCGCCGCGGAATTGAGGCCAAACAGTTGAAGCAACGACTATTAAAGCCAGGTGTCGGACCCAAAATCGTTTTCCGCTCTCCTGTTAGTGTCGATCTTGTTCGCGAAGATGGGACAGCCATTTCCTGCCTGAGAAAAGGAACCACTCTTCCAACGTCCTAACTTTTGAACTGAATCACGACAGAAAACGACTTGTCGGTCCGACATTCTCCGGGCCGACGGTAAAACACGTTGCAGTTTCCCTAAGTTAGTCGCGCTCTTGGCAGGGATAGAGATTTCAATGTCTGCAATTTCACTACACCCCATTTCCCGTAAGAACTACGACCTGGTCAAACACATCCATGTCGAAGGGGATCAGGCGCTTTTTGCGGGGACCGTCAAACAAGCGTTTGAAGCAAACGAACCCGAGGTAGATTTCCACGTCATTTATGCCGACGATTGCCCCATCGGCTTTTTCAAAATCGACTGCGGATTTGGCACCAACAATGACTTCGCTGTGGACGGGGAACTGGGCTTGCGCGCCTATAAGATCGACAGCCAACACCAGGGCAAAGGCTATGGGACCCGTGCAGTCAGAGCGCTGAAACCTTATTTGCAGCGACAATACCCTGACGCAGTCTCGGTGGTGCTGACGGTGAGCATACTCAACCCGTCAGCCTTTGCCTGTTATCGAAAAGGCGGGTTTTCTGATACCGGAGATCTGTTCAGCATCGGTATTTCCACCCCCCAGAACATCATGCGGATGGCGTTGAAATAACTACTTCAACTGGCTGTCCTTTGACCCGCGCCGGTTAAACCCGCCGCGTGCCTTTTGGACTCCGTCGCGCTCTTGCTGACACTCGATACACAATTTGACGCCGGGAATGGCGATCTGTCGCCGCTCGGGGATGGGTTCTTCGCAATCGGCGCAATGGGTCAGACTTTCGCCGACCAACGACTTGCGAGACTTCATCCGGGCCAACTCGTCACTGATTGATGCCTCAATCTGCTCGCTGACCGCGCCGTCTTTGGCCCATCCACCTGCCATAAATTCAACTCCCGTTGCTTAACCCAAGCCCTTACAAAGGCAGCGCCACCTCAAACACCCGGTCAATCATCGTTTGCGTCCCGCGTGAAAACTCAAGCGGACAAGGATAGTCTGCACCGTCACGAACCGAACGTCCAAAGGCCTCAACCTGCAGCTTGTAGTGGTCATCACCCGGGAACCGTGTCACCTGCACCTCTAGACCCGGCTTGTGCAGCTCGACCCGTGCTTCGCCAAAAACCCGCGCGTTGAACGGAGCGGTAAGACGGATTAGCCCCGCCTCGCCGTGAAACACCATTTCCTGGTAGGGGTGCATCCGAATGCTGACATAGGCCGAATAGGAAAAGCCGGGGAACTGCGCCTGCACCTCGGCCAAGGCATCGACGCCATTTTCCCAGCGAATGCGCGCCGATATTTCATCCGGTTCCTGTCCGGTGGCATAGCGGGCTGCGCCAAAGACATAGACCCCGATGTCGCGCAATCCACCGCCGCCGGTCTCAGGCTTGTTGCGAATATTGGTGGTCTCAGTGCGGTTATCAAATGAGAATTTGCCGCTGACATGAACCAGCTTGCCAATCGC
This portion of the Parasedimentitalea marina genome encodes:
- a CDS encoding SCP2 sterol-binding domain-containing protein, whose protein sequence is MSDILSQAADALNEKLTSGDFDASAKFEISGLGAVVIDADGARVSDDEADVTLSADTETFQDILSGELNPTSAFMSGKLTIDGDMGTAMKLAAVLA
- a CDS encoding M3 family oligoendopeptidase — its product is MFQLPFPVRDANAASGSDPFGDLPEWDLSDLYTSQDSPELKRDLEWLETECGSFASDYEGKLAELSAADMLNCVLRNEKINGIAGRIMSYAGLRYYQLTTDADRAKFMSDMQEAITVFTTPLVFFTLELNRIDDSVLSAHFKANTDLARYKPVFDRIRAMKPYQLSDEIEKFLHDLGVVGDAWERLFDETIAGLTFTVDGEELNIEGTLNFLTEQDRSKREAASRELAAVFQDNIKTFARVHNTQAKEKEIIDRWRGMPSAQTGRHLSNDVEPEVVEALRSAVVAAYPKLSHRYYDLKRKWLGLDRMQVWDRNAPLPMEDTRTVSWEDAEKTVMEAYSAFDPRMGELAAPFFSKGWIDAGVKPGKAPGAFAHPTVTDVHPYVMLNYLGKPRDVMTLAHELGHGVHQVLAADQGEMLSSTPLTLAETASVFGEMLTFRKMLDKAETQEQRKVLLAGKVEDMINTVVRQIAFYDFECKLHAARADGELTPDDINALWMSVQAESLGECFDFMDGYETFWAYIPHFVHSPFYVYAYAFGDGLVNALYSVYAEGDEGFEDKYFEMLKAGGSKHHKELLAPFGLDASDPKFWDKGLSMISGFIDELEAMEE
- a CDS encoding tetratricopeptide repeat protein, which produces MITNSLNLKAIVAATLMSAPFYMPFPANAQDSIDEPALLSALSGAESGQALGLDRQLQALWSKSGSAAMDVLLKRGVDGIERGDLTEAIEHLTALTDHAPDFAHGWYQRARAYFLIGRYGPAVADLERALYLNPNDYNAIFALGNVFEHFRDPEAAYQAYLRAQAIHPHHEDVITALNRLRSSVVGKEL
- a CDS encoding GNAT family N-acetyltransferase — protein: MSAISLHPISRKNYDLVKHIHVEGDQALFAGTVKQAFEANEPEVDFHVIYADDCPIGFFKIDCGFGTNNDFAVDGELGLRAYKIDSQHQGKGYGTRAVRALKPYLQRQYPDAVSVVLTVSILNPSAFACYRKGGFSDTGDLFSIGISTPQNIMRMALK
- a CDS encoding DksA/TraR family C4-type zinc finger protein — translated: MAGGWAKDGAVSEQIEASISDELARMKSRKSLVGESLTHCADCEEPIPERRQIAIPGVKLCIECQQERDGVQKARGGFNRRGSKDSQLK
- a CDS encoding Gfo/Idh/MocA family protein, coding for MQNPVRWGILGAGKFARQFMGPAIHAAEGAQLVALATSSAEKAEPFQAFCPELTVYDDYDALLAAPDIDAVYVPLPNHMHVEWSLKAMAAGKHVLCEKPMTLQADQFDQLIAKRDEAGVLAAEAYMIVHHPQWQMVKRIIDEGAIGKLVHVSGKFSFDNRTETTNIRNKPETGGGGLRDIGVYVFGAARYATGQEPDEISARIRWENGVDALAEVQAQFPGFSYSAYVSIRMHPYQEMVFHGEAGLIRLTAPFNARVFGEARVELHKPGLEVQVTRFPGDDHYKLQVEAFGRSVRDGADYPCPLEFSRGTQTMIDRVFEVALPL
- a CDS encoding alpha/beta hydrolase; the protein is MDARPNDLQAAPFFAEIAKGPEGAQAHWVKTNDGLRIRVGHWQSEATTKGTVLLFPGRTEYIEKYGPAAGELANRGYATVTIDWRGQGLADRMLADRRLGHVVDFQDFQKDVAAALDLADRLALPKPYFLIGHSMGGAIGLRAAMEGLPVKACVFTGPMWDIHIAPMMRPFGKLMGKIGPVIGLGGKLVPTTDLQTYVLANPFEGNTLTNDRACYQFMRDQLTAHPDLALGGPTINWLGQGLKDCAVLAAMASPALPCITFLGKQEQIVDCPAIHDRMARWPGGELELLDDVQHEVMMEAPAVRTQVFDRMCSLFDQHR